The DNA sequence GTCGGATTTACCCAAGCATTAAGAGCCGAATTAGCTCCTGAAAATGTGCAGGTAGTTTCTTTGCTGCCGACCTTAACCGATACTGATATGGTGCGGGGACTCAAACTATTTCGCCTAGTAAAACCGATGACCGCCCAAAAAGTTGCCTTGGCTTTGGTTGCAGGGTTAAAACGAGGCAAAGAAGAAATTTATGTTGGCTGGCAGAGTTATATAGCTTTGTTGTGTCAGCGTTTTGCACCCTGGCTGCTAGAACTAATTTTATGGATCGCAACTCCTATGCCCAGAAAGCGATCGAAGTTTGTTTGGCTTTTCCGTGGCTAAAAGTTGAGTGGCGGGAGTATGTCAATGAGAAACAAAATTTGACTGGGTTGTTTTTATATCAATAGCTGGTAAACACACTTGAAATTGACTACCTTTGCCGATCTCACTCTTAAGATTGACAAAGCCATCGTGGTTTCTGACGATGCCGATCACTGTAGAAAGTCCTAAACCAGTACCTTTGCCCGATCCTTTGGTCGTAAAAAAGGGTTCAAAAATGCGTTCTTTAATTTCTTGCGGTATACCACAACCCGTATCTGATATAGTGATAACTACATAGTTACCAATTTTTGCCTCCAAATTCTTTCTGACGTAGTTTCGATCAAAAAATTGATTCTCAGCAGCAATAGTTAAAATACCTCCATCAGGCATGGCATCACGAGCATTAACACACAGGTTGATTAACACCTGATATATTTGGGTGGGATCTGCCGAAATTGTCCAAAGCTCTGAAATCCCTTTACTGCTGATGATTTCAATCGAATTGGGAAATGTTTCCCTAGCAATATGCTCGATTTCTTTAAGTAAGTTTTTTAGCTGTATCACAACTCGCTTTTCAGGCTCTCCCTGGGCAAATAAGAGAATTTGCTTGACTAATTCTCCACCGCGTTTAGCGTTATCTGCGATGATTTCTAACATCTGCCTATTTCGTGCATCTAGATTTGGAAGTTGGAGAGGAAGCAGTTGAGCGAATCCGATAATTGGTGTCAAGATATTATTGATGTCATGAGCAATACCGCTGGCTAGAGTACCAAGGCTCTCTAAGCGTTGCGCCCGATAAAACTGTGCTTCAATTTGTTTTTTCTCAGTAATGTCAGTATCAACGGTGAGGATCGATTTTGATTGTCCAGCTTCATCTCGCACTAAGGTCATTCTGCTACTGACGATCGCTTCTTGACCAGACTTGGTTAATTTTTGTAATTCTCCTTGCCACAAACCAACTTCGAGGACAGTTTTGATAGCTTTTTGGATTTCAAAGGAGTTTGGGCGGCACATAAGTTCGCTGGTTTTCTTGCCAAGGGTTTCTGCTACTGTCCAACCATATAAACGTTCTGCTCCAGAGTTCCAAAATAAGACCCGATGTTCTAGATCGCGGACATAGATAGCATCAGAGGCGATATCGAGTAAAGCTGCCTGTTCGCGGATTTTCTGTTCTGCACTTTTGCGATCGCTGATATCTTTCATAAAGCAATAGTGTCCAGTCAATTGCCCTTGTTCTTTATATACAGCAATCATGTTAAGTTGCTTGTAAAAAATTGAGCCATCTTGACGAATTCCCCTCGCCTCAACTTCCACTTTGCCTGTATTCAGCATTTGTTGATAGGCAGCCGTCACCATTTCGATGTCTTCGGGATGGACAGTTCGCTGCCATTCCATACCGATCATTTCTTCAGGTTGATAACCAACTGCCTGAGCGTAAGCTTGATTGACCATCAGATAACGACCCTGAGAGTTTAACTGCGAAATTCCGTCCACGGCATTGCTTAAAACAGCACTCATTTCTCGCAGTTCAATTTCTGCACTTTTGCGATCGCTAATATCTGTTACAAACCCTTCTAAAAATACTTGTTCCCTATCTTCTGCATAAACCCCCTGTCCGCGTTCCCAAAGCCATTTTTGAGTTCCCGATTTAGTGATAATGCGATATTCACATTCATAGGGCTTGTGAGCTGCGATCGCTTGCTGAATTTTATCCCAAAGCCAATTAGCATCATCTGGGTGGATCTCCTGTCCACAAGAAATAGTGCGCTCAACCAGATA is a window from the Pleurocapsa minor HA4230-MV1 genome containing:
- a CDS encoding PAS domain S-box protein yields the protein MNLTVQTVLLVDDCVEDRITYRRYLSRDRHHSYSILEAETGEEALLLCRQKFPDVILLDYLLPDMDGLEFLGELKIQFGQANFPVVMLTGQGNEQIAVQALKNGAAEYLIKQDLIPESLRLVIENVREKQAALDARKQAESAMQVYAAELKIRVEERTAELVQANLQLQQEIKERQQAEVAVQESERRLSTLINNLPGYVYRVANDRNYTPEFISQGVFAITEYKQEEYLVERTISCGQEIHPDDANWLWDKIQQAIAAHKPYECEYRIITKSGTQKWLWERGQGVYAEDREQVFLEGFVTDISDRKSAEIELREMSAVLSNAVDGISQLNSQGRYLMVNQAYAQAVGYQPEEMIGMEWQRTVHPEDIEMVTAAYQQMLNTGKVEVEARGIRQDGSIFYKQLNMIAVYKEQGQLTGHYCFMKDISDRKSAEQKIREQAALLDIASDAIYVRDLEHRVLFWNSGAERLYGWTVAETLGKKTSELMCRPNSFEIQKAIKTVLEVGLWQGELQKLTKSGQEAIVSSRMTLVRDEAGQSKSILTVDTDITEKKQIEAQFYRAQRLESLGTLASGIAHDINNILTPIIGFAQLLPLQLPNLDARNRQMLEIIADNAKRGGELVKQILLFAQGEPEKRVVIQLKNLLKEIEHIARETFPNSIEIISSKGISELWTISADPTQIYQVLINLCVNARDAMPDGGILTIAAENQFFDRNYVRKNLEAKIGNYVVITISDTGCGIPQEIKERIFEPFFTTKGSGKGTGLGLSTVIGIVRNHDGFVNLKSEIGKGSQFQVCLPAIDIKTTQSNFVSH